A region from the Triticum aestivum cultivar Chinese Spring chromosome 3D, IWGSC CS RefSeq v2.1, whole genome shotgun sequence genome encodes:
- the LOC123077035 gene encoding tRNA 2'-phosphotransferase 1 isoform X2 translates to MRALTAATISSPIRALLLLHPSFPSTLCLPLTMNPSSSSSSGYRSNAAAFASTHQPRGGHGGGRRPGGRGGGGGGGNGGNRIDALGRLLTRVLRHMAPELRLNMRSDGYVRVRDLLRLNLETFAKVPLNSHTVDEIREAVRRDNKQRFGLLEEDGELLIRANQGHTVTTVTSESLLKPILSADEVSVCVHGTYRKNVDSILKHGLKRMARLHVHFSSGLPSDGGVISGMRSGANILIYLNVRKALQDGMKLYISDNKVILTEGFDGVVPIKYFEKIETWPGRAPIPFQR, encoded by the exons ATGAGAGCCCTCACTGCCGCCACAATCTCCTCCCCGAtacgcgccctcctcctcctccacccctcCTTCCCCTCAACCCTCTGCCTCCCTCTCACCAtgaacccctcctcctcctcctcctctggctacCGCTCCAATGCTGCCGCCTTCGCCTCCACGCACCAGCCGCGCGGTGGACATGGCGGTGGCAGGCGACCGggtggacgtggcggcggcggtggcggaggcaacGGCGGAAACCGCATCGATGCCCTCGGCCGCCTCCT GACGAGGGTCTTGCGGCACATGGCGCCGGAGCTGAGGCTGAACATGAGGAGCGACGGGTATGTGCGGGTCCGCGACCTGCTCCGCCTCAACCTGGAGACCTTCGCCAAGGTTCCGCTCAACTCCCACACGGTGGATGAAATCAGGGAG GCAGTCAGGCGAGACAACAAGCAGAGGTTTGGTCTGTTGGAGGAGGATGGCGAGCTGCTGATTCGAGCTAACCAGGGGCACACTGTGACA ACTGTTACATCAGAGAGCTTGTTGAAACCAATTCTATCGGCTGATGAAGTCTCAG TCTGTGTCCATGGAACTTACAGGAAAAATGTTGATTCAATATTGAAACATGGGCTTAAACGTATGGCAAGGCTACATGTACATTTCTCAAGTGGTTTACCATCAGATGGAGGAGTTATTAGTG GTATGCGGAGTGGCGCAAACATATTGATATATTTGAATGTCAGAAAGGCACTGCAAG ACGGGATGAAGCTATACATCTCAGACAACAAGGTGATCCTGACGGAGGGCTTCGACGGCGTTGTCCCCATCAAGTACTTCGAGAAGATCGAGACATGGCCAGGACGTGCACCGATACCGTTCCAGAGGTAG
- the LOC123077035 gene encoding tRNA 2'-phosphotransferase 1 isoform X1 has translation MRALTAATISSPIRALLLLHPSFPSTLCLPLTMNPSSSSSSGYRSNAAAFASTHQPRGGHGGGRRPGGRGGGGGGGNGGNRIDALGRLLTRVLRHMAPELRLNMRSDGYVRVRDLLRLNLETFAKVPLNSHTVDEIREAVRRDNKQRFGLLEEDGELLIRANQGHTVTTVTSESLLKPILSADEVSVCVHGTYRKNVDSILKHGLKRMARLHVHFSSGLPSDGGVISGTNGLPSSGMRSGANILIYLNVRKALQDGMKLYISDNKVILTEGFDGVVPIKYFEKIETWPGRAPIPFQR, from the exons ATGAGAGCCCTCACTGCCGCCACAATCTCCTCCCCGAtacgcgccctcctcctcctccacccctcCTTCCCCTCAACCCTCTGCCTCCCTCTCACCAtgaacccctcctcctcctcctcctctggctacCGCTCCAATGCTGCCGCCTTCGCCTCCACGCACCAGCCGCGCGGTGGACATGGCGGTGGCAGGCGACCGggtggacgtggcggcggcggtggcggaggcaacGGCGGAAACCGCATCGATGCCCTCGGCCGCCTCCT GACGAGGGTCTTGCGGCACATGGCGCCGGAGCTGAGGCTGAACATGAGGAGCGACGGGTATGTGCGGGTCCGCGACCTGCTCCGCCTCAACCTGGAGACCTTCGCCAAGGTTCCGCTCAACTCCCACACGGTGGATGAAATCAGGGAG GCAGTCAGGCGAGACAACAAGCAGAGGTTTGGTCTGTTGGAGGAGGATGGCGAGCTGCTGATTCGAGCTAACCAGGGGCACACTGTGACA ACTGTTACATCAGAGAGCTTGTTGAAACCAATTCTATCGGCTGATGAAGTCTCAG TCTGTGTCCATGGAACTTACAGGAAAAATGTTGATTCAATATTGAAACATGGGCTTAAACGTATGGCAAGGCTACATGTACATTTCTCAAGTGGTTTACCATCAGATGGAGGAGTTATTAGTG GGACTAACGGTTTGCCTTCTTCAGGTATGCGGAGTGGCGCAAACATATTGATATATTTGAATGTCAGAAAGGCACTGCAAG ACGGGATGAAGCTATACATCTCAGACAACAAGGTGATCCTGACGGAGGGCTTCGACGGCGTTGTCCCCATCAAGTACTTCGAGAAGATCGAGACATGGCCAGGACGTGCACCGATACCGTTCCAGAGGTAG
- the LOC123076077 gene encoding 40S ribosomal protein S20-like, with amino-acid sequence FVRLRSDACCLAVCSDLVKGAKEKQLKVKGPVRMPTKVLNITTRKSPCGEGTNTWDRFEMRVHKRVIDLVSSPDVVKQITSITIEPGVEVEVTISDQ; translated from the exons TTTGTGCGTCTCCGATCTGACGCGTGTTGTCTTGCAGTGTGCTCGGATCTGGTGAAGGGCGCCAAGGAGAAGCAGCTCAAGGTCAAGGGCCCCGTCAGGATGCCCACCAAGGTGCTCAACATCACCACCAGGAAGTCCCCCTGCGGAGAAG GGACCAACACCTGGGATCGGTTTGAGATGCGGGTGCACAAGAGGGTGATCGACCTCGTCAGCTCCCCAGACGTCGTCAAGCAGATCACCTCTATCACCATCGAGCCCGGCGTCGAGGTCGAAGTGACCATCAGCGACCAGTAG
- the LOC123077031 gene encoding lipid phosphate phosphatase 2 isoform X1 has translation MADIPLGCYTIKSHGAQIARLHMYDWIILVLLAVIDGLLNIIEPFHRFVGKDMMTDLRYPLQGNTVPFWAVPVIGIVLPCAIFGGIYFKKKNFYDLHHGILGILYSVLITAVITDAIKDGVGRPRPDFFWRCFPDGKDLYDNVTTGVLCHGEKSVIKEGHKSFPSGHASWSFAGLGFLTWYLTGKITVFDRKGHIAKLCIIVLPLLTAALVAVSRVDDYWHHWQDVFAGAIIGLTVASFCYLQFFPYPFDADGLWPYAYNTLQLAEAGIAANSFSVRPTEEMVEEGQGEGGIALRDAVRPMEETVEEGQGQGRIALRDALRCEED, from the exons ATGGCGGATATCCCGTTAGGCTGTTACACTATAAAGTCCCATGGAGCCCAAATTGCAAGACTCCACATGTATGACTGGATAATACTTGTCCTCCTTGCTGTCATAGATGGATTGTTGAATATAATTGAGCCTTTTCACCGTTTCGTTGGGAAGGACATGATGACTGACTTGAGATACCCCTTACAGGGCAATACTGTGCCCTTTTGGGCTGTTCCG GTCATTGGAATCGTCTTACCCTGTGCCATCTTTGGTGGAATTTACTTCAAGAAGAAGAATTTCTATGATTTGCACCATGGCATACTGG GTATTCTTTATTCGGTGCTCATAACTGCGGTGATTACTGATGCAATTAAGGATGGAGTTGGCCGACCGCGTCCTGATTTCTTCTGGCGCTGTTTCCCAGATGGAAAGGAT CTTTATGACAATGTCACTACTGGCGTTCTGTGCCATGGGGAGAAGAGTGTCATCAAGGAAGGTCACAAGAGCTTCCCAAGTGGACATGCATCAT GGTCTTTCGCCGGCCTGGGCTTCCTCACGTGGTACTTAACTGGGAAAATCACGGTTTTTGACCGTAAAGGCCATATCGCAAAGCTGTGCATCATTGTTCTGCCTCTGCTTACAGCTGCGCTCGTTGCCGTTTCTCGTGTGGACGACTACTGGCATCACTGGCAAGATGTGTTTGCAGGAGCTATCATAG GTCTCACAGTGGCCTCATTCTGTTACCTGCAATTTTTCCCATATCCTTTCGACGCAGACG GATTGTGGCCTTACGCATACAACACCCTCCAGCTAGCCGAGGCGGGCATTGCAGCAAACTCCTTCAGCGTGCGGCCCACCGAGGAGATGGTAGAAGAAGGGCAAGGTGAGGGTGGGATCGCCCTGAGAGACGCCGTGCGGCCCATGGAGGAGACGGTAGAAGAAGGGCAAGGTCAGGGCAGGATCGCCCTGAGAGACGCCCTGAGATGTGAAGAAGACTAG
- the LOC123077031 gene encoding lipid phosphate phosphatase 2 isoform X5, producing the protein MMTDLRYPLQGNTVPFWAVPVIGIVLPCAIFGGIYFKKKNFYDLHHGILGILYSVLITAVITDAIKDGVGRPRPDFFWRCFPDGKDLYDNVTTGVLCHGEKSVIKEGHKSFPSGHASWSFAGLGFLTWYLTGKITVFDRKGHIAKLCIIVLPLLTAALVAVSRVDDYWHHWQDVFAGAIIGLTVASFCYLQFFPYPFDADGLWPYAYNTLQLAEAGIAANSFSVRPTEEMVEEGQGEGGIALRDAVRPMEETVEEGQGQGRIALRDALRCEED; encoded by the exons ATGATGACTGACTTGAGATACCCCTTACAGGGCAATACTGTGCCCTTTTGGGCTGTTCCG GTCATTGGAATCGTCTTACCCTGTGCCATCTTTGGTGGAATTTACTTCAAGAAGAAGAATTTCTATGATTTGCACCATGGCATACTGG GTATTCTTTATTCGGTGCTCATAACTGCGGTGATTACTGATGCAATTAAGGATGGAGTTGGCCGACCGCGTCCTGATTTCTTCTGGCGCTGTTTCCCAGATGGAAAGGAT CTTTATGACAATGTCACTACTGGCGTTCTGTGCCATGGGGAGAAGAGTGTCATCAAGGAAGGTCACAAGAGCTTCCCAAGTGGACATGCATCAT GGTCTTTCGCCGGCCTGGGCTTCCTCACGTGGTACTTAACTGGGAAAATCACGGTTTTTGACCGTAAAGGCCATATCGCAAAGCTGTGCATCATTGTTCTGCCTCTGCTTACAGCTGCGCTCGTTGCCGTTTCTCGTGTGGACGACTACTGGCATCACTGGCAAGATGTGTTTGCAGGAGCTATCATAG GTCTCACAGTGGCCTCATTCTGTTACCTGCAATTTTTCCCATATCCTTTCGACGCAGACG GATTGTGGCCTTACGCATACAACACCCTCCAGCTAGCCGAGGCGGGCATTGCAGCAAACTCCTTCAGCGTGCGGCCCACCGAGGAGATGGTAGAAGAAGGGCAAGGTGAGGGTGGGATCGCCCTGAGAGACGCCGTGCGGCCCATGGAGGAGACGGTAGAAGAAGGGCAAGGTCAGGGCAGGATCGCCCTGAGAGACGCCCTGAGATGTGAAGAAGACTAG
- the LOC123077031 gene encoding lipid phosphate phosphatase 2 isoform X4: MRHNGGYPVRLLHYKVPWSPNCKTPHGNTVPFWAVPVIGIVLPCAIFGGIYFKKKNFYDLHHGILGILYSVLITAVITDAIKDGVGRPRPDFFWRCFPDGKDLYDNVTTGVLCHGEKSVIKEGHKSFPSGHASWSFAGLGFLTWYLTGKITVFDRKGHIAKLCIIVLPLLTAALVAVSRVDDYWHHWQDVFAGAIIGLTVASFCYLQFFPYPFDADGLWPYAYNTLQLAEAGIAANSFSVRPTEEMVEEGQGEGGIALRDAVRPMEETVEEGQGQGRIALRDALRCEED; this comes from the exons ATGA GACATAATGGCGGATATCCCGTTAGGCTGTTACACTATAAAGTCCCATGGAGCCCAAATTGCAAGACTCCACAT GGCAATACTGTGCCCTTTTGGGCTGTTCCG GTCATTGGAATCGTCTTACCCTGTGCCATCTTTGGTGGAATTTACTTCAAGAAGAAGAATTTCTATGATTTGCACCATGGCATACTGG GTATTCTTTATTCGGTGCTCATAACTGCGGTGATTACTGATGCAATTAAGGATGGAGTTGGCCGACCGCGTCCTGATTTCTTCTGGCGCTGTTTCCCAGATGGAAAGGAT CTTTATGACAATGTCACTACTGGCGTTCTGTGCCATGGGGAGAAGAGTGTCATCAAGGAAGGTCACAAGAGCTTCCCAAGTGGACATGCATCAT GGTCTTTCGCCGGCCTGGGCTTCCTCACGTGGTACTTAACTGGGAAAATCACGGTTTTTGACCGTAAAGGCCATATCGCAAAGCTGTGCATCATTGTTCTGCCTCTGCTTACAGCTGCGCTCGTTGCCGTTTCTCGTGTGGACGACTACTGGCATCACTGGCAAGATGTGTTTGCAGGAGCTATCATAG GTCTCACAGTGGCCTCATTCTGTTACCTGCAATTTTTCCCATATCCTTTCGACGCAGACG GATTGTGGCCTTACGCATACAACACCCTCCAGCTAGCCGAGGCGGGCATTGCAGCAAACTCCTTCAGCGTGCGGCCCACCGAGGAGATGGTAGAAGAAGGGCAAGGTGAGGGTGGGATCGCCCTGAGAGACGCCGTGCGGCCCATGGAGGAGACGGTAGAAGAAGGGCAAGGTCAGGGCAGGATCGCCCTGAGAGACGCCCTGAGATGTGAAGAAGACTAG
- the LOC123077031 gene encoding lipid phosphate phosphatase 2 isoform X2, which translates to MADIPLGCYTIKSHGAQIARLHMYDWIILVLLAVIDGLLNIIEPFHRFVGKDMMTDLRYPLQGNTVPFWAVPVIGIVLPCAIFGGIYFKKKNFYDLHHGILGILYSVLITAVITDAIKDGVGRPRPDFFWRCFPDGKDLYDNVTTGVLCHGEKSVIKEGHKSFPSGHASWSFAGLGFLTWYLTGKITVFDRKGHIAKLCIIVLPLLTAALVAVSRVDDYWHHWQDVFAGAIIGLWPYAYNTLQLAEAGIAANSFSVRPTEEMVEEGQGEGGIALRDAVRPMEETVEEGQGQGRIALRDALRCEED; encoded by the exons ATGGCGGATATCCCGTTAGGCTGTTACACTATAAAGTCCCATGGAGCCCAAATTGCAAGACTCCACATGTATGACTGGATAATACTTGTCCTCCTTGCTGTCATAGATGGATTGTTGAATATAATTGAGCCTTTTCACCGTTTCGTTGGGAAGGACATGATGACTGACTTGAGATACCCCTTACAGGGCAATACTGTGCCCTTTTGGGCTGTTCCG GTCATTGGAATCGTCTTACCCTGTGCCATCTTTGGTGGAATTTACTTCAAGAAGAAGAATTTCTATGATTTGCACCATGGCATACTGG GTATTCTTTATTCGGTGCTCATAACTGCGGTGATTACTGATGCAATTAAGGATGGAGTTGGCCGACCGCGTCCTGATTTCTTCTGGCGCTGTTTCCCAGATGGAAAGGAT CTTTATGACAATGTCACTACTGGCGTTCTGTGCCATGGGGAGAAGAGTGTCATCAAGGAAGGTCACAAGAGCTTCCCAAGTGGACATGCATCAT GGTCTTTCGCCGGCCTGGGCTTCCTCACGTGGTACTTAACTGGGAAAATCACGGTTTTTGACCGTAAAGGCCATATCGCAAAGCTGTGCATCATTGTTCTGCCTCTGCTTACAGCTGCGCTCGTTGCCGTTTCTCGTGTGGACGACTACTGGCATCACTGGCAAGATGTGTTTGCAGGAGCTATCATAG GATTGTGGCCTTACGCATACAACACCCTCCAGCTAGCCGAGGCGGGCATTGCAGCAAACTCCTTCAGCGTGCGGCCCACCGAGGAGATGGTAGAAGAAGGGCAAGGTGAGGGTGGGATCGCCCTGAGAGACGCCGTGCGGCCCATGGAGGAGACGGTAGAAGAAGGGCAAGGTCAGGGCAGGATCGCCCTGAGAGACGCCCTGAGATGTGAAGAAGACTAG
- the LOC123077031 gene encoding lipid phosphate phosphatase 2 isoform X3, with translation MRHNGGYPVRLLHYKVPWSPNCKTPHDMMTDLRYPLQGNTVPFWAVPVIGIVLPCAIFGGIYFKKKNFYDLHHGILGILYSVLITAVITDAIKDGVGRPRPDFFWRCFPDGKDLYDNVTTGVLCHGEKSVIKEGHKSFPSGHASWSFAGLGFLTWYLTGKITVFDRKGHIAKLCIIVLPLLTAALVAVSRVDDYWHHWQDVFAGAIIGLTVASFCYLQFFPYPFDADGLWPYAYNTLQLAEAGIAANSFSVRPTEEMVEEGQGEGGIALRDAVRPMEETVEEGQGQGRIALRDALRCEED, from the exons ATGA GACATAATGGCGGATATCCCGTTAGGCTGTTACACTATAAAGTCCCATGGAGCCCAAATTGCAAGACTCCACAT GACATGATGACTGACTTGAGATACCCCTTACAGGGCAATACTGTGCCCTTTTGGGCTGTTCCG GTCATTGGAATCGTCTTACCCTGTGCCATCTTTGGTGGAATTTACTTCAAGAAGAAGAATTTCTATGATTTGCACCATGGCATACTGG GTATTCTTTATTCGGTGCTCATAACTGCGGTGATTACTGATGCAATTAAGGATGGAGTTGGCCGACCGCGTCCTGATTTCTTCTGGCGCTGTTTCCCAGATGGAAAGGAT CTTTATGACAATGTCACTACTGGCGTTCTGTGCCATGGGGAGAAGAGTGTCATCAAGGAAGGTCACAAGAGCTTCCCAAGTGGACATGCATCAT GGTCTTTCGCCGGCCTGGGCTTCCTCACGTGGTACTTAACTGGGAAAATCACGGTTTTTGACCGTAAAGGCCATATCGCAAAGCTGTGCATCATTGTTCTGCCTCTGCTTACAGCTGCGCTCGTTGCCGTTTCTCGTGTGGACGACTACTGGCATCACTGGCAAGATGTGTTTGCAGGAGCTATCATAG GTCTCACAGTGGCCTCATTCTGTTACCTGCAATTTTTCCCATATCCTTTCGACGCAGACG GATTGTGGCCTTACGCATACAACACCCTCCAGCTAGCCGAGGCGGGCATTGCAGCAAACTCCTTCAGCGTGCGGCCCACCGAGGAGATGGTAGAAGAAGGGCAAGGTGAGGGTGGGATCGCCCTGAGAGACGCCGTGCGGCCCATGGAGGAGACGGTAGAAGAAGGGCAAGGTCAGGGCAGGATCGCCCTGAGAGACGCCCTGAGATGTGAAGAAGACTAG